One Lacipirellulaceae bacterium DNA window includes the following coding sequences:
- a CDS encoding sulfatase-like hydrolase/transferase yields the protein MRFHAFGLITAVLCSYCSTVASFAQPPKPNVIFILADDVGIGDIGTYGQQTIPTPNLDQMAAEGIKYSQMYSGASVCSPSRAVLMTGLHNGRFNNGNGVNLRDSNVTVAETLKSAGYQTAAFGKWHLGGSGASLPARQGFDEYFGILGAVDSWDHYQPNLQRNTSASPSTVIPVANNFDNGNPRYTGDLFTDEASQYIRAKAQTGQPFYTQLNLQLAHFDLEVPELEPFTEGQSWPLARKIYGSMITRLDRMVGDVLNAVDDPNNDGDTSDSIAANTLIVFASDNGTHIEPAACCKGNHGPNLGVFSDDAHDPEFFDSNGQYRGWKRDVYDGGIKTPFIARWAGTIAPGQENDSHFGDFADFLPTVAELAGAEIPIGIDGESYAHVLTGTTDETDFQRDFQYFE from the coding sequence ATGCGATTTCACGCGTTTGGACTAATCACCGCAGTGCTCTGCAGCTACTGCTCGACGGTTGCTTCTTTCGCCCAGCCGCCCAAACCCAATGTGATCTTTATTCTGGCCGACGACGTAGGCATCGGCGACATTGGCACCTACGGGCAGCAAACGATCCCGACGCCCAACTTAGACCAAATGGCTGCCGAGGGAATCAAGTACTCGCAGATGTACTCGGGGGCGTCGGTCTGTTCGCCTTCCCGCGCGGTACTGATGACGGGGCTGCATAATGGGCGGTTTAACAATGGCAATGGTGTCAACTTGCGTGACAGTAACGTCACGGTAGCCGAGACTCTGAAGTCTGCTGGGTACCAGACGGCGGCGTTTGGCAAGTGGCATCTGGGCGGAAGCGGTGCCTCGCTGCCGGCGCGACAAGGCTTCGACGAATACTTTGGAATCCTTGGCGCAGTCGACTCTTGGGACCACTACCAACCGAACTTGCAAAGAAACACAAGTGCCTCGCCCAGTACGGTCATCCCGGTCGCAAATAATTTCGACAACGGTAACCCTCGCTACACGGGCGATCTGTTCACAGACGAGGCATCGCAGTACATCCGAGCGAAAGCCCAAACAGGCCAGCCCTTCTACACGCAGCTGAACTTACAGCTCGCTCACTTCGACCTGGAAGTGCCCGAGCTGGAACCTTTCACTGAGGGTCAATCTTGGCCGTTGGCTCGCAAGATTTACGGCTCGATGATTACGCGGCTTGATCGGATGGTGGGTGATGTGCTCAATGCCGTCGACGATCCCAACAACGATGGCGATACCTCCGATAGCATTGCCGCCAACACGCTGATCGTCTTTGCCAGCGACAACGGCACGCACATCGAACCGGCCGCCTGCTGCAAAGGGAATCACGGGCCCAACCTAGGCGTCTTCAGCGACGATGCGCACGATCCTGAGTTCTTTGACAGCAACGGTCAGTACCGTGGCTGGAAGCGCGACGTTTACGACGGGGGAATCAAAACGCCGTTTATCGCTCGTTGGGCGGGCACCATCGCTCCGGGGCAAGAGAACGACTCGCACTTTGGGGATTTCGCTGACTTCCTCCCCACAGTTGCGGAATTAGCGGGCGCGGAGATCCCGATCGGAATTGATGGCGAATCTTACGCCCATGTGCTCACGGGCACCACCGACGAGACCGATTTCCAGCGTGACTTTCAGTACTTCGAATGA
- the hemW gene encoding radical SAM family heme chaperone HemW yields MTEPRAAYLHTPFCRHHCGYCNFTVVAGREDLVGDFLRAIELELQQLDQPREVDTLYFGGGTPTHLSPPEIQRLCELAKQWHPLGNGYEWTVEANPGDLDAERIGVLSSVGVNRVSLGVQSLDDGKLTRLERDHSADDVARVIELLGDVGIAVSLDLIFAAPEETLADWQADVEAALEFHPQHLSVYGLTYEQGTTFWNRKLKGELSEVDEELQREMYLWAIDRLAEVGIEQYEVSNFARPGHRSRHNQVYWAAKEYYAAGPGAARYLAGVRETNHRSTTTYIKRVLAGESPVSEREVLTDEQRHRERLVLGLRRIEGVKHLEFESATGKTISDLAGDEIKKFVEVGLLQDDGVGVKLTREGLLVSDSLWPELL; encoded by the coding sequence ATGACCGAGCCACGTGCCGCTTATCTACACACGCCGTTTTGCCGTCATCACTGCGGCTACTGTAATTTTACGGTCGTTGCAGGTCGTGAGGATCTCGTTGGTGACTTTCTTCGCGCGATTGAGTTAGAGCTACAACAACTCGACCAACCGCGAGAAGTCGACACGCTCTACTTTGGCGGAGGCACACCAACGCACCTTTCGCCTCCAGAAATACAACGGCTCTGCGAACTGGCCAAACAATGGCATCCGCTTGGCAATGGATATGAGTGGACGGTCGAGGCGAACCCCGGCGATTTAGATGCGGAACGCATTGGCGTTCTCTCGTCGGTAGGCGTCAATCGGGTAAGCCTGGGCGTTCAATCGCTCGACGACGGGAAGCTTACGCGTCTCGAACGAGATCACTCGGCAGACGACGTCGCGCGGGTAATCGAACTTCTTGGTGATGTGGGAATCGCTGTCTCTCTTGATCTGATCTTCGCGGCTCCTGAAGAAACGCTCGCCGATTGGCAGGCGGATGTGGAGGCGGCATTGGAATTCCATCCCCAGCACTTGTCTGTCTACGGATTGACCTACGAGCAGGGGACGACCTTCTGGAACCGCAAGCTGAAGGGCGAGTTGTCTGAAGTTGATGAGGAGCTTCAGCGCGAAATGTACCTCTGGGCGATCGACCGCTTAGCAGAAGTGGGAATCGAGCAGTATGAGGTTTCCAACTTTGCCCGACCTGGACACCGCAGTCGGCACAATCAAGTTTACTGGGCGGCCAAAGAGTACTATGCGGCAGGTCCGGGGGCAGCTCGTTATCTTGCCGGCGTCCGGGAAACGAATCACCGTAGCACGACGACCTACATCAAGCGGGTCTTGGCAGGAGAGTCACCAGTCTCTGAACGGGAAGTGTTAACCGACGAGCAGCGTCACCGCGAGCGCTTGGTTCTTGGCCTGCGTCGAATCGAGGGGGTGAAACATTTGGAATTCGAATCCGCTACTGGCAAGACCATCTCGGACTTGGCAGGGGACGAGATTAAAAAGTTCGTCGAAGTCGGATTACTTCAAGACGACGGGGTGGGTGTGAAGCTCACGCGAGAAGGTTTGCTGGTAAGCGACAGCCTCTGGCCGGAGTTGTTGTAG
- a CDS encoding uracil-DNA glycosylase: protein MSEQKLNVQRALDQQLASLSAAGVQHLPHVEYTPPARSSEKPAARGLAEPTARVPQEKKPPTAKPQASRQTELIADVEDKPLVSTAASLPVLAQEVAACTLCDELASTRKQTVFGVGNPNARLCMLGEAPGADEDAQGEPFVGRSGQLLTKILGACNLARDDVYILNILKCRPPGNRNPTTSESDNCRQFLIRQLQLIEPEFICCLGAVAAQNLLETTTSIGRLRGKLHDYRGIKVVCTYHPAYLLRNPGAKKDCWEDMKFLMREMGTPVE, encoded by the coding sequence ATGAGCGAGCAGAAACTCAATGTGCAGCGAGCCCTGGACCAGCAGCTTGCTTCGCTATCAGCGGCAGGCGTCCAGCATTTGCCGCACGTGGAGTACACGCCCCCCGCTCGATCCTCCGAAAAGCCAGCCGCTCGCGGCTTAGCCGAACCGACTGCGAGAGTTCCACAAGAAAAAAAGCCACCCACAGCTAAGCCGCAAGCGTCGCGGCAAACGGAATTGATCGCGGACGTTGAAGACAAGCCCCTTGTTTCAACCGCAGCTTCGCTACCCGTGCTAGCCCAGGAAGTCGCCGCTTGCACGCTCTGCGATGAGCTCGCCTCGACGCGCAAGCAGACCGTCTTCGGTGTGGGGAATCCCAACGCCAGGCTCTGCATGCTTGGCGAAGCGCCCGGTGCGGACGAGGATGCCCAGGGCGAACCGTTTGTCGGACGATCGGGGCAATTGCTGACGAAGATTCTCGGTGCGTGCAACTTGGCCCGCGACGACGTTTACATCTTGAACATCCTGAAGTGCCGCCCTCCAGGCAATCGCAATCCCACGACGAGTGAATCTGATAACTGCCGTCAATTCCTTATTCGACAACTTCAACTCATCGAGCCGGAGTTCATCTGTTGCCTGGGAGCCGTGGCAGCTCAGAATCTCCTGGAGACGACCACCTCGATCGGACGTCTGCGAGGCAAGCTCCACGATTACCGTGGCATCAAAGTGGTTTGCACGTACCACCCCGCGTATTTGCTCAGGAATCCCGGTGCGAAAAAAGACTGCTGGGAGGATATGAAATTCCTGATGAGGGAAATGGGCACGCCAGTGGAATGA
- the der gene encoding ribosome biogenesis GTPase Der codes for MAVPKVVIVGRPNVGKSSLFNWLAGRRVAIVEDRPGVTRDRVDYLMSHNERFFELVDTGGMGIQDEDDLTQHIEDQITTAVQSADVILFVVDVKEGLTTLDEEVGRRLRNIDVPILCLANKADAEKHDELANEFYRLGRGKIVPVSTKENRNRSVLLNLILERLPAEEIEEEKAGEEPEMKVAIVGRRNVGKSTFVNTLSQTKRMIVSEVAGTTRDSVDVRFELDDKAFVAIDTPGLRRRASRGASIDFYGAHRAERSVRRADVVLLFLDPTQRVSKVDKQLCDYISKEYKPCIFVVNKWDLMVDSMPTEKWVRYLYDTFRTMRYAPIAFITGETGKNVKALLNHAQNLFKQSRLRVPTGQLNRLLRDAVRRNPPPMYQNRRPKIYYGTQVGIQPPTIVLFCNDPAAISRPYQRYLLGAVRDQLHFEEVPIKLYLRKRQQNDIRDDVAVDDEPAAEEAATE; via the coding sequence ATGGCTGTTCCTAAAGTTGTCATCGTCGGTCGCCCCAATGTGGGCAAGAGCAGCCTGTTCAACTGGCTCGCCGGGCGGCGTGTTGCCATTGTTGAAGATCGTCCCGGGGTGACGCGTGACCGGGTTGACTACCTGATGTCGCACAACGAGCGGTTCTTCGAACTGGTAGACACCGGCGGGATGGGGATCCAGGACGAGGACGACCTCACGCAGCATATTGAGGACCAGATCACCACGGCTGTGCAGTCGGCTGACGTCATACTTTTTGTCGTTGACGTGAAGGAGGGGCTGACAACGCTCGACGAAGAAGTGGGCCGTCGACTGAGGAACATCGACGTGCCTATCCTTTGCCTGGCGAACAAAGCCGATGCTGAAAAGCACGATGAGCTGGCAAACGAATTCTACCGGCTCGGTCGCGGCAAGATCGTGCCTGTGAGCACCAAGGAGAATCGCAACCGTAGCGTATTGCTCAACCTCATTTTGGAGCGGCTGCCGGCGGAAGAGATTGAAGAAGAGAAGGCTGGCGAAGAGCCCGAAATGAAAGTAGCGATCGTGGGGCGTCGCAACGTTGGCAAAAGTACCTTCGTCAACACGCTCTCGCAGACCAAGCGGATGATCGTCAGCGAAGTTGCCGGAACGACACGTGACAGCGTAGACGTCCGCTTCGAGCTGGATGACAAAGCTTTCGTCGCGATCGATACGCCCGGTTTACGTCGCAGGGCAAGCCGTGGGGCGTCGATTGATTTTTACGGTGCCCACCGAGCCGAGCGGAGTGTCCGCCGTGCGGATGTTGTTTTGCTGTTTCTCGATCCTACGCAGCGAGTCAGCAAAGTCGATAAGCAGCTTTGCGATTACATCAGCAAAGAGTACAAGCCGTGCATTTTCGTTGTGAATAAATGGGACTTGATGGTCGACTCGATGCCGACAGAGAAATGGGTGCGGTATCTTTATGACACGTTCCGCACCATGCGCTACGCACCGATTGCGTTTATCACTGGCGAGACGGGCAAGAACGTGAAGGCACTGCTGAATCATGCCCAGAACTTATTCAAACAATCACGGCTAAGAGTGCCCACGGGGCAACTTAACCGTCTGCTGCGTGATGCGGTGCGACGCAACCCGCCGCCGATGTATCAAAACCGTCGCCCCAAGATTTACTACGGCACGCAAGTGGGCATCCAGCCCCCGACAATCGTGCTTTTCTGTAACGACCCGGCGGCAATCTCACGACCTTACCAGCGTTACTTGCTGGGGGCAGTTCGCGATCAACTTCACTTTGAAGAAGTGCCGATCAAGCTCTACCTGAGGAAACGCCAGCAGAACGACATTCGCGACGATGTTGCCGTCGATGATGAGCCAGCGGCTGAAGAGGCTGCGACCGAGTAA
- a CDS encoding carbohydrate ABC transporter permease — protein sequence MSFPSTTNEAQARSTLVGKILVIAATALFAIPLAWMVLTSLKSPEQIAKHPYSWWPGPWRWENYGEAVRSMPFLRYLLNTLLLCVGSVAGTLFSCTLAAWAFARLRWPGRNLLFAVLIATMLLPWQVTMTPRFLLIRELGLYDSLAALIVPTFLGNAFYIFLLRQFFLTIPEEMIEAARIDGASELGILWRVALPLARPALATVALLQFVAAWNDYGGPLLYLSDPQHFPLAYGLERFVSSHSSQTHLLIAAAVLFTLPIVVAFFLAQKLFLRGIATTGLKG from the coding sequence ATGAGTTTTCCCAGCACTACCAACGAAGCACAGGCACGATCGACTCTAGTCGGAAAGATCCTCGTGATTGCAGCCACGGCTCTATTCGCGATTCCGCTTGCCTGGATGGTCCTAACTTCACTAAAGAGCCCCGAGCAGATTGCTAAGCATCCGTACTCCTGGTGGCCGGGCCCGTGGCGGTGGGAGAATTACGGCGAAGCGGTACGCTCAATGCCGTTTCTGCGATACCTGCTGAACACGCTGCTGCTTTGTGTGGGTAGTGTCGCAGGGACGTTGTTCTCCTGCACGCTGGCAGCGTGGGCGTTCGCTCGGCTGCGCTGGCCGGGTCGCAATCTGCTTTTCGCGGTCCTGATCGCGACGATGCTGCTCCCTTGGCAAGTGACGATGACCCCGCGGTTTCTGCTGATCCGCGAACTGGGCCTCTACGACTCGCTGGCCGCCCTGATCGTGCCAACATTCCTGGGCAATGCGTTCTACATTTTCCTCCTCCGGCAATTCTTCCTCACGATCCCCGAAGAAATGATCGAAGCGGCCCGCATCGACGGTGCCAGCGAGCTCGGTATCCTCTGGCGCGTCGCTCTACCACTGGCCCGCCCTGCGTTGGCAACGGTCGCCCTATTGCAGTTCGTCGCCGCGTGGAATGACTATGGCGGCCCACTCTTATACCTGAGCGACCCGCAACACTTTCCGTTGGCCTACGGGCTGGAACGGTTCGTCAGTTCGCATTCGAGCCAAACGCACTTGCTGATAGCCGCGGCGGTGCTGTTCACTCTGCCCATTGTGGTTGCGTTTTTCTTGGCTCAGAAGTTGTTTCTGCGAGGGATTGCGACAACGGGGTTGAAGGGGTAG
- a CDS encoding extracellular solute-binding protein, with protein MLSFQCSAFRQLLIRLESSLIIHHSSLLLLLVLALGCQEASRNEQASNRQQVLFWHFWGGEDRPIVDSIVEDFNASQDKYRVRAIAMPGNNLDLKFFLSVAGGDPPDLLNQDDPVIADWAHRDVLMPLDELAAADELKLLDTWLFPAAKELGTYDGKLYGLANGLDMRALYCNQTMLDEYDLPLPETIADLDQIAETVSPPGRSEYRRMGFLPNPDRLWAWGVVFGGQFWNPDAENADQFITAEHPANVAALEWMAKYSDRYGPSVVGAFRSGEQALTGTTFPMLVDRRYAVMMDGQWRLRDIATAKQSDQFTVVPLPPPTQDLAPNGRKNAGWVNGNFFVVPKASKCPEGAWAFMKFWAGVNNEARAARACADGGWIPVSQQVVDAPAYQKVLEEQPLLKVFVELASSENQRPTPPLPVASYYVQQVNRAAQDVMYTDGTAKPQALLRAVSERVTRRLKEVLGEEE; from the coding sequence GTGCTCAGTTTTCAGTGTTCAGCATTTCGCCAGCTACTGATCCGCTTGGAGTCATCGCTCATCATTCACCACTCATCATTACTGCTGCTACTGGTACTCGCGCTAGGCTGCCAAGAAGCGTCACGAAATGAGCAAGCGTCAAACCGCCAACAGGTCCTCTTCTGGCACTTTTGGGGCGGGGAAGATCGACCCATCGTTGATTCGATCGTTGAGGACTTCAACGCTTCGCAAGACAAGTATCGCGTGCGGGCGATTGCGATGCCTGGGAACAACCTCGACTTGAAGTTCTTTCTCAGCGTCGCCGGAGGCGATCCGCCCGACCTGTTGAACCAAGATGATCCAGTAATCGCCGACTGGGCCCACCGCGACGTGCTAATGCCGCTCGACGAGCTTGCTGCCGCCGATGAATTGAAACTGCTCGATACTTGGCTCTTTCCGGCAGCGAAGGAGCTGGGCACGTACGACGGCAAGCTCTATGGGCTGGCCAATGGGCTCGATATGCGGGCGTTGTACTGTAACCAGACTATGCTCGACGAGTACGACTTGCCATTACCTGAGACGATTGCGGATTTAGACCAGATCGCCGAGACGGTTTCGCCACCCGGACGAAGCGAGTACCGCCGGATGGGTTTCTTACCCAACCCTGATCGTTTGTGGGCTTGGGGCGTTGTGTTTGGGGGGCAATTCTGGAACCCGGATGCCGAGAACGCTGACCAGTTCATTACTGCCGAACATCCGGCAAACGTCGCAGCCTTGGAGTGGATGGCCAAGTACAGCGATCGTTACGGGCCGAGCGTCGTAGGAGCGTTTCGCTCAGGCGAGCAGGCACTCACCGGGACCACGTTTCCGATGCTGGTCGACCGCCGCTACGCCGTGATGATGGACGGCCAATGGCGACTCCGTGACATCGCGACCGCGAAACAGTCCGACCAGTTCACGGTCGTACCCTTACCGCCACCAACCCAAGATTTGGCACCGAACGGAAGAAAAAACGCCGGCTGGGTCAATGGAAACTTTTTCGTCGTCCCCAAAGCCTCGAAATGCCCCGAAGGAGCGTGGGCGTTTATGAAGTTCTGGGCCGGAGTGAATAACGAAGCACGTGCCGCCCGGGCTTGTGCGGACGGCGGTTGGATTCCTGTTTCGCAACAAGTGGTGGACGCACCAGCCTACCAAAAAGTACTCGAAGAACAGCCGTTGCTGAAGGTTTTCGTCGAGCTTGCCAGCAGCGAAAACCAACGCCCTACCCCACCGCTGCCCGTTGCGTCGTACTACGTTCAGCAGGTGAATCGGGCAGCGCAGGACGTGATGTATACGGACGGTACGGCGAAACCGCAAGCGTTACTGCGGGCGGTTTCTGAGCGAGTAACGCGTCGGCTCAAGGAGGTGCTAGGAGAAGAGGAATGA
- a CDS encoding sugar ABC transporter permease: MAGPWIVGLLTLTLFPFAASLYWSFCEYDLLAEPRWVGGDNYTRLAKDIASDGEFLQALANTAYYAVMSVSLSVIVGVTLATLLSQTLRSRAFLRTVCFLPAVVPTVAAAVLWMWLLDPQAGLVNQTLSAVGIPAQNWFKGTSSAAWPTSWPADAAGRIFGSKDGLVLMSVWGIGNLLVIYLAAIGDIPKSLYEAAEIDGASPLRKFWHVTLPMLTPVIFFNVVMGLIQSVQAFTDVYLVSNGQGDPAGATMTVSLYLFLTTFKDLDMGYASAMAWLLFVIVALATWWLFRSSKRWVHR; encoded by the coding sequence ATGGCCGGGCCGTGGATCGTTGGCTTGCTGACGCTCACGCTCTTTCCATTCGCGGCGTCGCTTTACTGGAGCTTCTGCGAGTACGACTTGCTTGCAGAGCCTCGCTGGGTGGGCGGAGACAACTACACGCGTTTGGCCAAGGACATCGCCAGTGACGGGGAATTCTTGCAAGCGTTGGCCAACACCGCCTACTACGCTGTGATGAGCGTCTCGCTTTCGGTCATTGTGGGCGTCACACTGGCAACTTTGCTTTCACAAACGCTACGTAGTCGCGCGTTTCTACGAACAGTCTGCTTCCTACCAGCCGTCGTTCCCACGGTTGCCGCGGCAGTTCTGTGGATGTGGTTGCTCGATCCACAAGCGGGGTTGGTCAACCAAACACTCTCCGCAGTTGGGATTCCAGCACAGAACTGGTTCAAGGGAACCTCCTCAGCGGCCTGGCCAACGAGCTGGCCTGCGGATGCCGCGGGACGAATCTTCGGCTCGAAGGATGGGCTTGTACTGATGAGCGTTTGGGGAATTGGCAACCTACTTGTGATCTATCTGGCAGCAATCGGTGATATCCCCAAGTCGTTGTACGAAGCGGCAGAAATCGACGGCGCCAGCCCGCTGCGGAAATTCTGGCACGTCACGCTCCCGATGCTCACCCCCGTGATCTTTTTCAACGTGGTGATGGGCCTGATCCAATCGGTGCAGGCTTTCACCGATGTGTACCTCGTAAGTAACGGCCAAGGCGACCCCGCGGGGGCAACGATGACCGTCTCGCTGTACTTGTTCCTCACCACATTCAAAGACCTCGACATGGGCTACGCCTCGGCAATGGCTTGGCTGTTGTTTGTAATCGTGGCGTTGGCAACGTGGTGGTTGTTCCGCAGCTCGAAGCGGTGGGTGCATCGGTAG
- a CDS encoding penicillin acylase family protein, with protein MEVIPTKSAKCQFKAVRDEHGTPHVTAPTWREAIYALGFLHATDRPTQIFFSRTVASGQAAERIADKPELVETDRFFRRAGLHLGIERDADLLRPDVRQQLDWYCEGVNDALQDSSRSLPMLVTGFRPRPWSPSSVLLIGNLLSFAGLAVGEQENERLLVDLVQTGVKPELLRELFGPYLADVDLDVLKEVTMERRLSDDALEMLTDLPRLAGSNAWAVSPRRSATGGALLASDPHLEINRLPAIWYEVALHWGEEGSEQYAMGATLPGCPLMAVGRTEKLAWGVTYLHADTSDFFIEDVRKQSESSSVSSLEPRSVSSRVEAEPSEQPESLRTSTQDLVHEKWQYRRGETWYDFRLREEPIHCKGGKTLLYRVFENDQGTLGRDLTGGADGKYLAAKWVGTGEGAGDSIGCWLDVIHSPTTKEAMDVVRENSHPTLVWVFADCEGHIGRQASGWLPKRAEGHLGVVPVPAWEKKNHWQGVQTSELLPSLYDPPEGYLASANEDLNRAFDWTINTHRLVEYRKRRIVEVLHENHAATIEDMQALQYDVLSLQARDLLPVFLPHVPEGEFKELLVTWDLRYTPESIAATAFQILYRHVLLEIFGHKEGIGWQRMFYLATRIGYSSMVLTAIDSLLLREDSHWWSGRDKSQLLGQAASAALAEELKPWGEVNSFHFANRYFEQSRVGRLLGFHTDRMPMPGCGATPFQGHLLQTATRESSFAPSYHFVTDMSTDEAWANLPGGPSESRFSKWYKSDIVRWAEGEYRRLTGSSVG; from the coding sequence ATGGAAGTCATCCCCACCAAATCCGCCAAGTGCCAGTTCAAGGCAGTTCGAGACGAGCATGGCACGCCCCATGTGACGGCTCCCACTTGGCGGGAAGCGATTTACGCGCTGGGCTTTTTGCACGCGACGGATCGGCCCACGCAGATTTTCTTTTCCCGCACCGTTGCGAGCGGTCAGGCGGCCGAACGGATTGCGGACAAGCCGGAACTCGTCGAGACGGACCGTTTTTTTCGTCGGGCAGGGCTGCATCTTGGAATTGAACGGGATGCGGACCTTTTGCGTCCCGACGTTCGCCAGCAACTCGATTGGTACTGCGAAGGGGTGAATGATGCTTTGCAGGATTCAAGCCGTTCGCTGCCGATGTTGGTGACTGGCTTTCGCCCGCGGCCTTGGAGCCCGAGTTCTGTCCTTCTGATCGGAAACCTGCTCAGCTTTGCAGGCTTAGCCGTCGGCGAACAAGAGAATGAACGTCTGCTGGTTGATCTCGTGCAAACTGGAGTGAAGCCGGAACTCTTGCGAGAGTTGTTCGGCCCCTATCTCGCAGACGTTGACCTGGATGTTCTCAAGGAAGTGACGATGGAGCGGCGACTCTCTGACGATGCTCTTGAAATGCTCACTGACTTACCGCGCCTGGCCGGTAGCAACGCCTGGGCGGTGAGTCCCCGTCGCAGCGCGACCGGCGGCGCGTTGTTGGCTTCAGATCCGCATCTGGAAATCAATCGTCTTCCCGCCATTTGGTACGAAGTGGCTTTGCATTGGGGAGAAGAGGGCAGCGAGCAGTACGCCATGGGCGCGACGCTGCCCGGTTGCCCCTTAATGGCGGTGGGAAGAACGGAAAAACTTGCTTGGGGCGTGACTTACCTGCACGCGGACACGAGCGACTTTTTTATCGAAGATGTTAGGAAGCAATCTGAGTCGAGTAGCGTAAGCTCCCTTGAGCCGAGAAGCGTCAGCTCTCGGGTTGAAGCGGAACCGAGCGAACAACCCGAGAGCTTACGCACCTCGACTCAGGATTTGGTACACGAAAAGTGGCAGTACCGACGTGGCGAAACCTGGTACGACTTCCGACTTCGAGAAGAGCCGATTCATTGCAAAGGGGGCAAAACGCTTCTCTATCGCGTCTTCGAGAACGACCAAGGCACACTAGGCCGCGATCTTACGGGCGGAGCTGATGGGAAGTACCTTGCGGCTAAGTGGGTTGGCACGGGCGAAGGGGCAGGGGATTCGATTGGATGCTGGTTAGATGTGATTCATTCACCCACGACGAAGGAAGCCATGGATGTCGTGCGTGAGAATTCCCATCCAACCCTTGTCTGGGTGTTCGCCGATTGCGAAGGTCATATCGGACGGCAAGCGAGTGGTTGGTTACCCAAGCGAGCCGAGGGGCATCTTGGAGTTGTGCCCGTCCCCGCTTGGGAGAAAAAGAATCATTGGCAAGGCGTACAAACGAGTGAACTGCTGCCCTCCCTCTATGATCCTCCTGAGGGATACTTGGCGAGCGCGAACGAAGATTTGAATCGGGCCTTCGATTGGACGATCAACACGCACCGGTTGGTTGAGTATCGCAAGCGTCGCATTGTTGAAGTGCTGCATGAGAATCACGCGGCAACCATCGAGGACATGCAAGCCCTGCAGTACGACGTACTTAGCCTCCAGGCCCGCGATCTGTTGCCGGTCTTCCTACCACACGTGCCAGAGGGTGAGTTCAAGGAATTGCTCGTCACTTGGGACCTTCGCTACACACCCGAAAGCATCGCCGCCACGGCCTTTCAAATCCTCTATCGGCATGTGCTATTGGAAATCTTCGGGCATAAGGAGGGCATCGGCTGGCAGCGGATGTTTTACTTGGCCACGCGAATCGGGTACTCATCGATGGTCCTCACAGCGATTGATTCATTGCTGCTACGGGAAGATTCTCATTGGTGGTCGGGACGGGATAAGTCGCAACTCCTTGGCCAAGCCGCTTCAGCAGCTTTGGCTGAAGAGTTGAAACCGTGGGGCGAAGTGAATTCGTTTCATTTTGCAAATCGCTACTTCGAGCAAAGTCGTGTGGGTCGACTTCTAGGCTTTCACACGGACCGGATGCCGATGCCGGGTTGCGGGGCGACGCCGTTCCAAGGGCACCTCTTGCAGACGGCCACGCGTGAGTCGAGCTTCGCCCCGAGCTATCACTTCGTTACGGATATGAGCACCGACGAGGCGTGGGCGAATCTCCCCGGCGGCCCAAGCGAAAGCCGCTTTAGCAAGTGGTACAAAAGCGATATCGTCCGCTGGGCTGAGGGCGAATACCGGCGGTTGACCGGATCGTCTGTCGGCTAA